CCGCCTCCGGCGAAGCGCCACCTCCCCCTTTTTGCAAAGGGGGAGGACAAATGCATCGCGTTCGAGATTGGCGGACGCGCGGCAAGTTGTGTGCGAGTTGTGCGATTGACTCCGCGGAGATCATCGTCGCGGGCGAGGATCGCGGAGCAGTTTTGTGGAGACCGGCACCACTCGCCCGGAGCGGCAAGTGATGGCAAGAACCTTCGGCACAAACCATCGGCACGATTGTGTCCATTGATCCGTTGTTACAGCGCGCTGACGCGGACGATTTTTCCGATGTGGGCGTCGAGGATGCGGCGGTGGTGAGAGGATGCCGCGGCATGGAGGCGCTGCATCGGTTCGCCGGGGGGCTCTTCGCCCAGTTCGAATGTGGAGTGATGAACGGGGAGGAGGCGTTTGCCATCGAACTTGGTGAACATGCTCCAAACCTGCTCGGGCGTGGCGTGCGCATGTTCCCAGGGTTCGTAACTGCCGATGCCGAAGATCGCGAGGTCGATGCCCTTGAGCGCGGAGTAGGCCTCGGTGAGCGCGGTGTCGCCGGCGAAGAGGACACGTTGCGGGCCGTCGGTGAGGACGTAGCTGTTGTAGCCGCGGTGGCGATCCCAGGCGGTGCGCGCGCCCCAGTGGCGGGGCTTGATCGTTTCGATTTTGAGAGATTCGAGGATGGCGTTCTGATGCCAGCCGAGTTCGAGCACATCGGCAAAGCCTTTGGGGATAAGGCGGCGCGAGGCCTTGGCGGTGACGACGATGGTGGAGGGTGAGCGGAGGCGCTGGAGCGTGGGCTTATCCAGATGATCGAAGTGAGGATGGCTGATGAGGATGATGTCGATCGGCGGCAGGTGCTTGGTTTGAAGGGGCGGATCGCCGATGCGGTTGAGCCCGACGGTGCGCTTGCCGATTTTCACGCCGATGCGACGAGAGAAGACGGGGTCGGTGAGGATGTTGAGGCGACCGAGTCGGAGGAGGACGGTGCAGTGACCGAGCCAGCAGGCGACGATATCGTCGCCGGCGCGGTCGCATTCGATGGCCCAAGCGGATGCGAAGTCGGCGGGGCTCGGGGTGTGATCGTGGAAGGGGCTGAGGTCGGCGAGTTGGCGGGCGTAGCGGCGCATGCCGCTGCGGAGAGCCTTGCTCCAGAATTCGATCTTTGCCCGGTGTGCCCGGCTCAAACGCATGGCGAAGAGTATTGGGCGAAGATGAAAGGGGGCGAAAACACGCGGGGTCGTCTGCTAGCCTTGAGCGATGTCGAAAGCGGTTGTGACGATCGGAAACTTTGATGGGGTGCACGCGGGGCATCGCGCGCTGATTGCGCGGGCGAGGGAGATTGCTGTTAGTGCGGGCGGGGGTGGGGGTGGGGGTGCGCGCGTGATCGCGATGGCGTTTGATCCGCACCCGACGAGCAGGTTGAGGCCTGAATCGGCGCCGGCGCGGATCACGCGGTTTGACCGGCGGGTGGAGTTGCTGCGCGAGGCGGGCGCGGATGAGGTTGTGAGGCTGGAGCCGACGGATGAGCTGCTCGCGATGACGCCGGATGAGTTTCTTGCGAAGTTGATGCGCGATGTGCGGCCGGTTGCGGTGGTGGAAGGGCCGGATTTCAATTACGGGAAGGGGCGCGCGGGGTCGATCGAGACGCTGATTGATGAAGGGAAGCGGATGGGGTTCGGCGTCGAGGCCGTGCACCCGGTGGAAGTTGCACTTTCGGATTTGTCGATCGTGCGTGCGAGCAGCACGCTGGTGCGGCATCTGGTTGCGCAGGGGCGCGTGCGCGATGCGATGCTGGTGCTGGGGCGCGCGCACGAGATTGCGGGGGTCGTGACGAAGGGTGATCAGCGCGGCAGGACGATCGGATTCCCGACGGCGAATATCGTGCAGGATGCGGAGCAGGCGGTGGTGATTCCGGCGCAGGGGGTTTATGCGGCGTGGGCGCGGATGCCGGATGGGAGGAAGTTGGCCGCGGCGGTGAATATCGGGGCGCGGCCGACGTTTGATGCGATGGAGCCGCGGATCGAGGCGCATCTTGTGGATGTCGAGACGGGGAAGCCGGCGGCGGGGATTCCGGAATATGGATGGCGGCTCGCGATCGAGATTGTCGGCTGGGTGCGCGATACGGTTCGGTTCTCGGGGATTGATGCGCTCAAGGCGCAACTCGAGCGCGATCGGGAAGCGGCGCTGCGGCTGCTTGATTGCGGATTTGATGCGCCGGCGGCCGATGGATTGGTAACTTTAAAACCTGCCGCGCCTGTCGCGGTTCGTGCGACAAGGACGATGGCACAATGAGCGGAACAGCGGATTCGAAAACGCAGGGCGCGAAATGGGGGAGCGGGATCGAGCTCTCGGCGATCGCGGACTGGCTCGCGGACAAGAACAAGATCGTGGTCGTGACGCACGTAAAGCCGGACGGCGATGCGGTGGGTTCATCGCTCGGGCTTGTGCGGGCGCTGAACCTTGCACGGAAGGATTCGGGAGCGGTGAGTTTGCCGCCGCGGGCACGGGCGTGGTATTTCGGTCCTCGGCCGTCGTGGATCCGGCGCGTGGTGGGAGAGTCGCCGTCGCTGTCGATCGAGAATGTGTCGGAGATCGAGCACGAGACCGCGGACGCGGTTGTGATCGTGGACACGGGGTCGTGGGTGCAGGTCGAGATGATCAAG
The DNA window shown above is from Phycisphaeraceae bacterium and carries:
- a CDS encoding MBL fold metallo-hydrolase, which gives rise to MRLSRAHRAKIEFWSKALRSGMRRYARQLADLSPFHDHTPSPADFASAWAIECDRAGDDIVACWLGHCTVLLRLGRLNILTDPVFSRRIGVKIGKRTVGLNRIGDPPLQTKHLPPIDIILISHPHFDHLDKPTLQRLRSPSTIVVTAKASRRLIPKGFADVLELGWHQNAILESLKIETIKPRHWGARTAWDRHRGYNSYVLTDGPQRVLFAGDTALTEAYSALKGIDLAIFGIGSYEPWEHAHATPEQVWSMFTKFDGKRLLPVHHSTFELGEEPPGEPMQRLHAAASSHHRRILDAHIGKIVRVSAL
- a CDS encoding bifunctional riboflavin kinase/FMN adenylyltransferase — translated: MSKAVVTIGNFDGVHAGHRALIARAREIAVSAGGGGGGGARVIAMAFDPHPTSRLRPESAPARITRFDRRVELLREAGADEVVRLEPTDELLAMTPDEFLAKLMRDVRPVAVVEGPDFNYGKGRAGSIETLIDEGKRMGFGVEAVHPVEVALSDLSIVRASSTLVRHLVAQGRVRDAMLVLGRAHEIAGVVTKGDQRGRTIGFPTANIVQDAEQAVVIPAQGVYAAWARMPDGRKLAAAVNIGARPTFDAMEPRIEAHLVDVETGKPAAGIPEYGWRLAIEIVGWVRDTVRFSGIDALKAQLERDREAALRLLDCGFDAPAADGLVTLKPAAPVAVRATRTMAQ